Proteins from one Triplophysa dalaica isolate WHDGS20190420 chromosome 6, ASM1584641v1, whole genome shotgun sequence genomic window:
- the sowahcb gene encoding sosondowah ankyrin repeat domain family Cb has product MGWVHGMRMLEFGCRKVVHNGNPHESEEKRPGTPGHLTDEYQSDSIGNTPENFREDFSSGSPQIRRFYVSGRCPRVDDELAPVTLEPMEHEWMMCASDGQWESLHRLLVSDPTLITRKDFVTGFTCLHWAAKLGKHELIARLVNFAQEQQVSMNINARSSAGYTPLHLAAMHGHIEVVKLLVGAFEADIEARDYNGKRACQYLKNDIAQNILDIVGAFVETDAENADAGDATRWRLSRVLQANLRPLKAQYHSNSQEESVVLTKQKSFRRKSSFSKKKPGFRKIRPGTQIIHSTSVFDRLEKEENLNPLRRKSSLFE; this is encoded by the exons ATGGGTTGGGTTCACGGCATGAGGATGTTAGAGTTTGGATGCAGGAAAGTTGTGCATAATGGAAATCCACATGAGAG TGAAGAGAAGAGACCAGGAACACCTGGACATCTGACAGATGAATATCAGTCGGACTCCATCGGTAACACTCCAGAAAACTTCCGAGAGGATTTTTCGAGCGGCTCGCCGCAGATTCGTCGCTTTTATGTCTCCGGTCGATGTCCGCGTGTCGATGACGAGCTCGCGCCAGTGACGCTCGAGCCCATGGAACACGAGTGGATGATGTGCGCGTCTGACGGTCAGTGGGAGAGTCTCCACCGGCTGCTCGTCAGCGATCCCACCCTCATTACTAGAAAAGACTTCGTAACAGGATTCACCTGTCTGCACTGGGCTGCAAAGCTAGGCAAACACGAACTGATCGCGAGGCTCGTCAACTTTGCCCAAGAACAACAAGTGTCCATGAACATCAATGCGCGCTCCAGCGCAGGTTACACGCCTCTGCATTTGGCGGCGATGCACGGTCATATTGAGGTGGTGAAATTATTAGTCGGAGCTTTTGAGGCCGACATAGAGGCGCGTGACTACAACGGTAAGAGAGCGTGTCAGTACCTGAAGAACGACATTGCGCAAAACATTCTTGACATCGTGGGCGCGTTTGTAGAAACTGACGCAGAAAACGCGGATGCTGGGGACGCGACTCGCTGGAGACTGTCGAGAGTTCTTCAGGCCAATCTGAGACCTCTTAAAGCTCAATACCACTCCAACAGCCAAGAGGAAAGCGTCGTGTTGACCAAACAGAAATCTTTCCGCAGGAAATCATCCTTTAGTAAAAAGAAACCCGGTTTTCGTAAAATCCGCCCGGGGACTCAGATAATCCACAGCACGTCTGTCTTTGACAGGCTTGAGAAAGAAGAGAATCTGAATCCATTAAGACGCAAATCAAGCCTCTTCGAGTGA
- the LOC130424320 gene encoding methyl-CpG-binding domain protein 5-like isoform X1 — protein sequence MNGGKERDGGEGKGHLAQVPIGWQRKVETTGVIYISPSGSVLACLDQVKSYLLTDGTCKCGLECPLILPKVFNFDPGAVVKLRTAEDVKADEDVTKLCIHKRKLIAVATLHKSMELPPPSLTLTSPGGGTRVTSINNPNSTAQSRAIRSKTHEAECKNPFKAMMAAGQRHFSPELCGPLQQDLYAGYSRQRLSSSEPGLKSPFRSGHGVMLSPPSQPFGDGSLSPRTDIIGSPDGFMRNNPCGFQGTSSPSATHTNSRIPLSSPGIMIHISPAAQQSSCVMAGRTNMPLSPPVPNKSPVMKKTLCNYSASLDSSRTAFHHKASPAPAPSLPPPCALQNKQVSSEKDPLGILDPIPSKPNPPPPFQPNAQVPMMNVNIPPAIVPLPSNLPLPTVKPGPVGHGTHLQRTQHVTASSISSSPVTSPVHMSGLALGRMEVSPQRSRSSSTSSEQGSFAVPPCSSMKVPPRSPRSSMNSPRPALPSSPSGKPDSLHQYKEMPNQLLTSMSSSMSGQHNLMYSTASGNNTLQKEHPGLLGMPLNQIINQHNAASFPASSLLSAAAKAQLANQNKVGGNGTGSAASAGSAGGADAGRTVEGHSALNPMLPPNSAMMMPGSEGQSGRAALRDKLMAQQRDPLRKRKLPPNAGNHENNYFNVLKTDVGGMRAPCPSAEQMRKTSRLPPTTSMAQLLQSLSNHSSHMARGRNPGLVGPSRAHFVEGVVPSGAVHASMQVQQRMLGQTEAMLCPGVESVPSQFPGVLNQMQATTMGNCGPINHSGQVPLGNHGMGHVSSHFQQHSQPNINCMMPSSTDACCSQPITDTGNPSPLICSIGGAPQMPGVMAATGHLYQQQMHPALQGMHGVSTYQSQGHPFPSTPFTDSTAPHPNSLPCLYQDYPGCMSDSSQPGMTSHSGATGMYRDGAQKLQGDVSMAGASGVQSSVDAIYRAVVDAAGKGMQVTITAGESSSTQASPVPALSAMSAFTASIGQPLSLPHAVNAVIHAPRSSDGADSISQPHRARPQLNKRTRRTSEQGKNTSDGGDTHEYFRSRSAATQMRLQWDEPNQTHWRGEEFLECSTQVHTGSCGSKVERTSLMKTMGRTRDPVDSQMGESGNLRLNNCIVGSVRERGEPPQLNGTLPRTTYREPFTGDDQSPGSSTSLEGPLVKDYTHFNGHFNGHCVPSPSDTKSLSSEEELRHPDSPSADLLHYRPRAFNVGELVWPIKGFPPWPNKLMGEEHEHNPSMQLSEQAKVEPEQLKCLTQDLQALDRVSRKNRKAGNLNHHLEAAIHEAMSELDKMSGNVHADRQIKLPKPKRRKISR from the exons ATGAatggaggaaaagagagagatggaggagaGGGCAAAGGGCATCTCGCCCAGGTGCCTATTGGCTGGCAGCGAAAGGTGGAGACCACAGGTGTCATTTATATCAG tcCAAGCGGATCAGTGCTGGCCTGCCTCGATCAGGTGAAGTCTTACCTGCTGACTGATGGCACCTGTAAATGTGGGCTGGAATGTCCACTCATTCTCCCCAAG GTTTTTAATTTTGATCCTGGTGCGGTGGTGAAGCTGAGGACTGCAGAGGATGTAAAGGCTGATGAAGATGTTACCAAGCTTTGCATTCATAAGAGGAAGCTTATTGCTGTGGCCACGCTGCACAAGAGCATGGAGCTGCCACCTCCTTCCCTAACGCTTACCAGTCCTGGGGGCGGTACAA GAGTGACCTCCATAAATAACCCTAACTCAACTGCACAGTCTCGAGCAATAAGGAGTAAAACCCATGAGGCCGAATGTAAGAACCCATTTAAGGCGATGATGGCAGCAGGGCAGCGACACTTCTCTCCAGAGCTGTGCGGCCCACTGCAGCAGGACCTTTACGCTGGATACTCCAGGCAGAGACTGAGCAGCAGTGAGCCAGGACTGAAGTCTCCGTTCCGCAGCGGACACGGAGTCATGTTGAGTCCGCCCTCACAACCCTTCGGGGATGGGTCTTTGTCCCCTAGAACAGACATTATTGGTAGTCCTGACGGATTTATGCGCAACAACCCATGTGGCTTCCAAGGGACCAGCAGTCCCAGCGCTACCCACACCAACAGCCGCATCCCTTTGTCTTCTCCCGGCATCATGATACACATCTCGCCTGCTGCACAGCAGTCGTCCTGCGTCATGGCGGGAAGGACTAACATGCCTCTTTCACCCCCGGTCCCTAACAAGAGTCCCGTAATGAAAAAGACGCTGTGCAACTACTCGGCCAGCTTGGACTCCAGCAGAACTGCGTTTCACCACAAGGCTTCGCCTGCTCCCGCCCCTTCCCTGCCTCCACCCTGTGCCCTGCAAAATAAACAGGTTAGCTCTGAGAAGGACCCTCTTGGCATTCTGGATCCCATCCCCAGTAAACCAAACCCCCCACCCCCTTTCCAGCCCAACGCTCAGGTACCAATGATGAATGTAAACATCCCTCCCGCCATTGTCCCCTTGCCTAGCAACCTTCCCTTACCCACAGTCAAGCCAGGGCCAGTTGGCCATGGCACTCACCTGCAGAGGACTCAGCATGTCACAGCCTCCTCCATCTCTTCGTCACCCGTCACTTCCCCTGTGCACATGTCCGGGCTGGCTTTGGGTCGCATGGAAGTGTCTCCTCAGCGATCCCGGTCCTCGTCCACCTCCTCCGAGCAAGGGAGCTTTGCTGTTCCCCCTTGCAGTAGCATGAAGGTTCCGCCGCGCTCACCCAGGTCCTCCATGAATTCTCCTCGACCCGCTTTGCCTTCCAGCCCGTCTGGCAAGCCGGATAGTCTTCACCAGTACAAAGAGATGCCCAATCAGCTGTTGACAAGCATGAGCAGCTCTATGAGCGGTCAGCACAACCTCATGTATTCCACCGCCTCAGGCAACAACACCCTGCAGAAGGAGCACCCAGGGCTTTTGGGCATGCCCCTAAACCAGATCATCAACCAACACAATGCTGCCTCTTTTCCCGCCAGCAGTCTCCTGTCAGCTGCTGCCAAAGCACAGCTAGCCAATCAAAACAAAGTAGGGGGAAATGGCACGGGAAGTGCAGCTAGTGCCGGGAGCGCCGGAGGGGCTGATGCCGGCAGGACTGTTGAAGGACACAGTGCTTTAAATCCCATGTTGCCGCCTAACTCTGCCATGATGATGCCGGGTAGCGAGGGGCAGAGTGGGCGCGCAGCCCTGCGGGACAAGCTTATGGCGCAGCAGCGGGACCCACTCCGCAAGCGTAAGCTTCCTCCAAACGCTGGCAACCATGAGAACAACTACTTTAACGTGCTAAAGACGGACGTGGGTGGCATGAGGGCACCCTGCCCTTCTGCCGAGCAGATGAGAAAAACATCCCGACTGCCCCCAACCACCTCAATGGCTCAGTTACTCCAATCTCTGAGCAACCACAGTTCTCACATGGCCAGAGGCCGAAACCCAGGCCTCGTAGGTCCCAGTCGGGCGCATTTTGTGGAGGGTGTCGTGCCCTCTGGAGCAGTCCATGCGAGCATGCAGGTCCAGCAGCGAATGCTCGGCCAGACAGAAGCGATGCTTTGCCCTGGTGTTGAATCTGTTCCCAGCCAGTTTCCAGGTGTGTTGAACCAGATGCAGGCTACAACAATGGGGAACTGTGGGCCTATAAACCACAGTGGACAAGTTCCTCTTGGAAATCACGGGATGGGACACGTCAGCTCTCATTTTCAGCAGCACAGCCAGCCaaacatcaactgcatgatgcCTAGCAGCACTGATGCCTGCTGCTCGCAACCCATTACTGACACGG GTAACCCTTCACCGCTCATCTGCAGTATTGGTGGCGCTCCTCAGATGCCAGGCGTCATGGCTGCCACAGGGCACTTGTACCAACAGCAGATGCACCCGGCACTACAGGGAATGCACGGGGTCTCCACATATCAAAGTCAGGGGCATCCCTTCCCATCAACTCCTTTTACAGACAGTACTGCTCCCCACCCCAACAGCTTGCCATGCCTGTACCAGGACTATCCG GGGTGCATGTCTGACAGCTCCCAGCCTGGGATGACATCTCATTCTGGGGCCACGGGGATGTATCGAGACGGTGCGCAGAAGCTACAGGGTGATGTTTCCATGGCAGGAGCCAGTGGAGTTCAGAGTTCGGTGGATGCGATCTACAGGGCGGTAGTGGATGCAGCTGGCAAAGGCATGCAAGTGACCATCACTGCCGGTGAGAGTAGCAGCACACAGGCGAGCCCAGTCCCTGCGCTCAGTGCCATGAGTGCCTTCACCGCCTCCATCGGACAGCCGCTCAGCCTACCTCATGCCGTCAACGCTGTCATTCACGCCCCGCGCAGTTCGGATGGGGCCGACTCTATAAGCCAGCCTCACCGCGCTCGACCGCAGCTCAACAAACGCACGCGCAGGACCTCTGAGCAAGGGAAGAACACCTCTGACGGCGGAGACACGCACGAGTATTTTCGCTCGCGTAGTGCTGCCACACAGATGAGACTGCAGTGGGATGAGCCCAACCAAACTCACTGGAGAGGGGAAGAGTTTCTAGAGTGTTCTACCCAGGTACACACCGGTTCATGTGGTAGCAAAGTAGAAAGAACAAGCCTCATGAAAACGATGGGACGGACTCGTGACCCTGTCGACTCTCAGATGGGTGAAAGTGGAAATCTGCGATTAAACAACTGCATCGTCGGCAGCGTAAGAGAACGTGGCGAGCCCCCTCAGCTAAACGGCACATTGCCTCGCACCACCTACAGGGAACCGTTCACCGGAGACGACCAGTCACCTGGCTCCTCGACCAGCTTGGAGGGACCATTGGTGAAAGACTACACCCACTTTAATGGACACTTTAACGGACACTGTGTGCCCAGCCCCTCCGACACAAAGAGTCTGAGCAGTGAGGAGGAACTTCGTCACCCCGACTCGCCTTCGGCCGACCTTCTGCACTACAGGCCCAGGGCTTTTAATGTGGGCGAATTGGTCTGGCCAATAAAAGGCTTCCCTCCTTGGCCTAATAAGCTGATGGGAGAAGAACATGAACACAATCCCAGCATGCAACTGTCTGAACAAGCGAAG GTTGAGCCGGAGCAGCTAAAATGTCTAACACAAGACCTTCAGGCGCTGGACAGAGTCagcaggaaaaacagaaa GGCTGGAAATCTGAATCATCATTTAGAAGCTGCGATTCACGAGGCCATGAGTGAGTTAGACAAGATGTCTGGAAAC GTTCATGCGGATCGTCAGATCAAACTGCCCAAACCCAAGAGGAGGAAAATCTCCAGATAA
- the LOC130424320 gene encoding methyl-CpG-binding domain protein 5-like isoform X2: MNGGKERDGGEGKGHLAQVPIGWQRKVETTGVIYISPSGSVLACLDQVKSYLLTDGTCKCGLECPLILPKVFNFDPGAVVKLRTAEDVKADEDVTKLCIHKRKLIAVATLHKSMELPPPSLTLTSPGGGTRVTSINNPNSTAQSRAIRSKTHEAECKNPFKAMMAAGQRHFSPELCGPLQQDLYAGYSRQRLSSSEPGLKSPFRSGHGVMLSPPSQPFGDGSLSPRTDIIGSPDGFMRNNPCGFQGTSSPSATHTNSRIPLSSPGIMIHISPAAQQSSCVMAGRTNMPLSPPVPNKSPVMKKTLCNYSASLDSSRTAFHHKASPAPAPSLPPPCALQNKQVSSEKDPLGILDPIPSKPNPPPPFQPNAQVPMMNVNIPPAIVPLPSNLPLPTVKPGPVGHGTHLQRTQHVTASSISSSPVTSPVHMSGLALGRMEVSPQRSRSSSTSSEQGSFAVPPCSSMKVPPRSPRSSMNSPRPALPSSPSGKPDSLHQYKEMPNQLLTSMSSSMSGQHNLMYSTASGNNTLQKEHPGLLGMPLNQIINQHNAASFPASSLLSAAAKAQLANQNKVGGNGTGSAASAGSAGGADAGRTVEGHSALNPMLPPNSAMMMPGSEGQSGRAALRDKLMAQQRDPLRKRKLPPNAGNHENNYFNVLKTDVGGMRAPCPSAEQMRKTSRLPPTTSMAQLLQSLSNHSSHMARGRNPGLVGPSRAHFVEGVVPSGAVHASMQVQQRMLGQTEAMLCPGVESVPSQFPGVLNQMQATTMGNCGPINHSGQVPLGNHGMGHVSSHFQQHSQPNINCMMPSSTDACCSQPITDTGNPSPLICSIGGAPQMPGVMAATGHLYQQQMHPALQGMHGVSTYQSQGHPFPSTPFTDSTAPHPNSLPCLYQDYPGCMSDSSQPGMTSHSGATGMYRDGAQKLQGDVSMAGASGVQSSVDAIYRAVVDAAGKGMQVTITAGESSSTQASPVPALSAMSAFTASIGQPLSLPHAVNAVIHAPRSSDGADSISQPHRARPQLNKRTRRTSEQGKNTSDGGDTHEYFRSRSAATQMRLQWDEPNQTHWRGEEFLECSTQVHTGSCGSKVERTSLMKTMGRTRDPVDSQMGESGNLRLNNCIVGSVRERGEPPQLNGTLPRTTYREPFTGDDQSPGSSTSLEGPLVKDYTHFNGHFNGHCVPSPSDTKSLSSEEELRHPDSPSADLLHYRPRAFNVGELVWPIKGFPPWPNKLMGEEHEHNPSMQLSEQAKIEQSRGLDPDLVHYHHQLLQIPPNYFASTIHHFKWNGSPQKKNSLII, from the exons ATGAatggaggaaaagagagagatggaggagaGGGCAAAGGGCATCTCGCCCAGGTGCCTATTGGCTGGCAGCGAAAGGTGGAGACCACAGGTGTCATTTATATCAG tcCAAGCGGATCAGTGCTGGCCTGCCTCGATCAGGTGAAGTCTTACCTGCTGACTGATGGCACCTGTAAATGTGGGCTGGAATGTCCACTCATTCTCCCCAAG GTTTTTAATTTTGATCCTGGTGCGGTGGTGAAGCTGAGGACTGCAGAGGATGTAAAGGCTGATGAAGATGTTACCAAGCTTTGCATTCATAAGAGGAAGCTTATTGCTGTGGCCACGCTGCACAAGAGCATGGAGCTGCCACCTCCTTCCCTAACGCTTACCAGTCCTGGGGGCGGTACAA GAGTGACCTCCATAAATAACCCTAACTCAACTGCACAGTCTCGAGCAATAAGGAGTAAAACCCATGAGGCCGAATGTAAGAACCCATTTAAGGCGATGATGGCAGCAGGGCAGCGACACTTCTCTCCAGAGCTGTGCGGCCCACTGCAGCAGGACCTTTACGCTGGATACTCCAGGCAGAGACTGAGCAGCAGTGAGCCAGGACTGAAGTCTCCGTTCCGCAGCGGACACGGAGTCATGTTGAGTCCGCCCTCACAACCCTTCGGGGATGGGTCTTTGTCCCCTAGAACAGACATTATTGGTAGTCCTGACGGATTTATGCGCAACAACCCATGTGGCTTCCAAGGGACCAGCAGTCCCAGCGCTACCCACACCAACAGCCGCATCCCTTTGTCTTCTCCCGGCATCATGATACACATCTCGCCTGCTGCACAGCAGTCGTCCTGCGTCATGGCGGGAAGGACTAACATGCCTCTTTCACCCCCGGTCCCTAACAAGAGTCCCGTAATGAAAAAGACGCTGTGCAACTACTCGGCCAGCTTGGACTCCAGCAGAACTGCGTTTCACCACAAGGCTTCGCCTGCTCCCGCCCCTTCCCTGCCTCCACCCTGTGCCCTGCAAAATAAACAGGTTAGCTCTGAGAAGGACCCTCTTGGCATTCTGGATCCCATCCCCAGTAAACCAAACCCCCCACCCCCTTTCCAGCCCAACGCTCAGGTACCAATGATGAATGTAAACATCCCTCCCGCCATTGTCCCCTTGCCTAGCAACCTTCCCTTACCCACAGTCAAGCCAGGGCCAGTTGGCCATGGCACTCACCTGCAGAGGACTCAGCATGTCACAGCCTCCTCCATCTCTTCGTCACCCGTCACTTCCCCTGTGCACATGTCCGGGCTGGCTTTGGGTCGCATGGAAGTGTCTCCTCAGCGATCCCGGTCCTCGTCCACCTCCTCCGAGCAAGGGAGCTTTGCTGTTCCCCCTTGCAGTAGCATGAAGGTTCCGCCGCGCTCACCCAGGTCCTCCATGAATTCTCCTCGACCCGCTTTGCCTTCCAGCCCGTCTGGCAAGCCGGATAGTCTTCACCAGTACAAAGAGATGCCCAATCAGCTGTTGACAAGCATGAGCAGCTCTATGAGCGGTCAGCACAACCTCATGTATTCCACCGCCTCAGGCAACAACACCCTGCAGAAGGAGCACCCAGGGCTTTTGGGCATGCCCCTAAACCAGATCATCAACCAACACAATGCTGCCTCTTTTCCCGCCAGCAGTCTCCTGTCAGCTGCTGCCAAAGCACAGCTAGCCAATCAAAACAAAGTAGGGGGAAATGGCACGGGAAGTGCAGCTAGTGCCGGGAGCGCCGGAGGGGCTGATGCCGGCAGGACTGTTGAAGGACACAGTGCTTTAAATCCCATGTTGCCGCCTAACTCTGCCATGATGATGCCGGGTAGCGAGGGGCAGAGTGGGCGCGCAGCCCTGCGGGACAAGCTTATGGCGCAGCAGCGGGACCCACTCCGCAAGCGTAAGCTTCCTCCAAACGCTGGCAACCATGAGAACAACTACTTTAACGTGCTAAAGACGGACGTGGGTGGCATGAGGGCACCCTGCCCTTCTGCCGAGCAGATGAGAAAAACATCCCGACTGCCCCCAACCACCTCAATGGCTCAGTTACTCCAATCTCTGAGCAACCACAGTTCTCACATGGCCAGAGGCCGAAACCCAGGCCTCGTAGGTCCCAGTCGGGCGCATTTTGTGGAGGGTGTCGTGCCCTCTGGAGCAGTCCATGCGAGCATGCAGGTCCAGCAGCGAATGCTCGGCCAGACAGAAGCGATGCTTTGCCCTGGTGTTGAATCTGTTCCCAGCCAGTTTCCAGGTGTGTTGAACCAGATGCAGGCTACAACAATGGGGAACTGTGGGCCTATAAACCACAGTGGACAAGTTCCTCTTGGAAATCACGGGATGGGACACGTCAGCTCTCATTTTCAGCAGCACAGCCAGCCaaacatcaactgcatgatgcCTAGCAGCACTGATGCCTGCTGCTCGCAACCCATTACTGACACGG GTAACCCTTCACCGCTCATCTGCAGTATTGGTGGCGCTCCTCAGATGCCAGGCGTCATGGCTGCCACAGGGCACTTGTACCAACAGCAGATGCACCCGGCACTACAGGGAATGCACGGGGTCTCCACATATCAAAGTCAGGGGCATCCCTTCCCATCAACTCCTTTTACAGACAGTACTGCTCCCCACCCCAACAGCTTGCCATGCCTGTACCAGGACTATCCG GGGTGCATGTCTGACAGCTCCCAGCCTGGGATGACATCTCATTCTGGGGCCACGGGGATGTATCGAGACGGTGCGCAGAAGCTACAGGGTGATGTTTCCATGGCAGGAGCCAGTGGAGTTCAGAGTTCGGTGGATGCGATCTACAGGGCGGTAGTGGATGCAGCTGGCAAAGGCATGCAAGTGACCATCACTGCCGGTGAGAGTAGCAGCACACAGGCGAGCCCAGTCCCTGCGCTCAGTGCCATGAGTGCCTTCACCGCCTCCATCGGACAGCCGCTCAGCCTACCTCATGCCGTCAACGCTGTCATTCACGCCCCGCGCAGTTCGGATGGGGCCGACTCTATAAGCCAGCCTCACCGCGCTCGACCGCAGCTCAACAAACGCACGCGCAGGACCTCTGAGCAAGGGAAGAACACCTCTGACGGCGGAGACACGCACGAGTATTTTCGCTCGCGTAGTGCTGCCACACAGATGAGACTGCAGTGGGATGAGCCCAACCAAACTCACTGGAGAGGGGAAGAGTTTCTAGAGTGTTCTACCCAGGTACACACCGGTTCATGTGGTAGCAAAGTAGAAAGAACAAGCCTCATGAAAACGATGGGACGGACTCGTGACCCTGTCGACTCTCAGATGGGTGAAAGTGGAAATCTGCGATTAAACAACTGCATCGTCGGCAGCGTAAGAGAACGTGGCGAGCCCCCTCAGCTAAACGGCACATTGCCTCGCACCACCTACAGGGAACCGTTCACCGGAGACGACCAGTCACCTGGCTCCTCGACCAGCTTGGAGGGACCATTGGTGAAAGACTACACCCACTTTAATGGACACTTTAACGGACACTGTGTGCCCAGCCCCTCCGACACAAAGAGTCTGAGCAGTGAGGAGGAACTTCGTCACCCCGACTCGCCTTCGGCCGACCTTCTGCACTACAGGCCCAGGGCTTTTAATGTGGGCGAATTGGTCTGGCCAATAAAAGGCTTCCCTCCTTGGCCTAATAAGCTGATGGGAGAAGAACATGAACACAATCCCAGCATGCAACTGTCTGAACAAGCGAAG ATAGAACAAAGCCGAGGTCTGGATCCGGACTTGGTGCATTACCACCACCAACTGTTACAG ATTCCCCCAAATTATTTTGCCTCTACAATACACCACTTTAAATGGAATGGTTCAccccaaaagaaaaattctctcatcatttaa